From one Flavobacterium kingsejongi genomic stretch:
- a CDS encoding LexA family transcriptional regulator produces MQVNNSLNANLIITRLKKSLKIKTDIELSQFLTIKPNTISTWKKRNSVDFNSIIAICELYEIDLNYLLLGKKFYKEMDSAHSTETVLVSKEILFQYILGTDKGLLDNLPRYNFPFVKSDATRAFQIMSNNMFPTLEENSFAICEEANIANLQDDKIYIIISRKKGMFVNRVKMISESDQSIQLINDNNPHARTLLFDLADIDELWKVKSVMSCDINNTSNLKYFNNKINTLESFVQKIKNSEKNYL; encoded by the coding sequence ATGCAAGTAAATAATTCTCTAAATGCGAATCTTATTATTACAAGATTAAAGAAGTCGCTTAAAATAAAGACCGATATTGAACTGTCACAGTTCCTTACTATAAAGCCTAACACAATATCTACCTGGAAAAAAAGGAACAGCGTTGATTTTAACTCCATAATCGCGATTTGTGAACTTTATGAGATTGATCTGAACTATCTTTTGTTAGGAAAAAAGTTTTATAAAGAAATGGACAGTGCACATTCTACAGAAACGGTATTGGTTTCCAAAGAAATTCTTTTTCAATACATATTAGGAACGGATAAAGGGCTATTGGACAACCTGCCACGGTATAACTTTCCATTTGTAAAATCGGATGCGACCCGGGCATTTCAGATCATGAGCAATAATATGTTTCCTACATTGGAAGAAAATTCTTTTGCGATATGCGAAGAAGCAAATATTGCTAACCTACAGGATGATAAAATTTATATTATCATTAGCCGTAAAAAAGGGATGTTTGTGAACAGGGTTAAAATGATTTCGGAATCGGATCAGTCGATTCAGCTTATAAATGATAATAATCCGCATGCAAGGACATTGTTATTTGATCTGGCTGATATAGATGAACTTTGGAAAGTAAAGTCTGTAATGTCCTGCGATATTAACAATACGAGTAATCTGAAATACTTTAATAATAAAATCAATACCCTGGAAAGCTTCGTTCAGAAAATTAAAAATTCTGAAAAAAATTACCTGTAA
- a CDS encoding gliding motility-associated C-terminal domain-containing protein produces MLALGVANNIDIVSVTETGEQVVSLNSLLNVDLLGLLQGGQEAVIPFIPSSPTSRIRVSYRSLLNINLTQRLDLYGITRTPGAPVINPASLNPVVCSGQSASIIAATNSTSQLRWYTTPTGGSAIGLPLGSGATFITPALTQTTTYYVSATTIGCTLESPRVPVTVTVITLPVASDITIPATVAACNGEVTLVPQTSLQNPTFHYYTDQLKTTEILTGYPGNPGITYVKDATTGTLAISGLTAVNTPQTYYVAVSTNGSCENATNTLAPVTVNYLAPVALTVNANLAACGSADLASAILSLDTSGTTIYTFYNASNVLIPTQDVTTITTSGTYYIQASNASGICSSQRLAVAVTVNPLPTLTVPTNSFVTNVGSTVTIAATSNGTLAFYNSSGALVGSNTVGPFPTAGIYTYTIIATLGTCTVTENVTVTVVDPTSCFPLSKRNFATTQTDGTIITGGVMNGGNAVDQNMQTYSTVTTGVGLLGIGTTWQTLQWPQTIPAGTPVTIKLGSEYSLLTLLGGYSVVGTKRNGSGTPVEIGPIQSISGSLLNLLPGQNSFEVTFVPSNNTGPKAYDGVRIVIGSVLSVAQSVKVYDAYYTEVATSIACQNDIDDVLSGVVDLGVGAATATVNVFDPFNAIDGNTATFAKMTCGVGVLAAAQMDFSFATPSVPNDVVKIIVSKNATLLSLGLLSGFTIQKFLGDTPVGAPIDNSSNLLTLSLLGGGAQAQLLVNSGTAPFDRIRIRIGGVAAVLNELNVHEVSRAAIIKINNNSDTINACINEVVTLAAPADNCTTYVWYDAETAGNILSTGASFTIPASYAAGTYTFYIQPVRYGCQSFSRTPVKVIVGANAPANAISTITINGATATQICAPTGAVALAVQLATTPVLTAPIFEWYSYDGTIMTLVPGQTAATLPLTGLIPGTYTYYVGVRSNEYCPTAAEDRKPVTFTLLPFSIASDITIDPVAICLNNDAALTPNSTLVDPVYTYYLSNDSTQPITSGQTINNALYTITDGTLSISGLSATNSPYTLYIAVASTTTCTNLDGTLKAVTITVNNTATPTTNNTTQQFCATTLPTVANIQVNETGVVFYDAATGGAVVTPTTALVNGTIYYASLTDPTTNCESSIRLAVTVNVNDAATPSTNNATQQFCASTLPTVANIQVNETGVVFYDAATGGNIITPTTALVNGTIYYASLTDPTTNCESSVRLAVTVNVNDAATPTTNNATQQFCASTLPTVANIQVNEAGVVFYDAATGGNIVAPTSALVNGMIYYASLTDPTTNCESSIRLAVTVNVNDAATPTTNNATQQFCASTLPTVANIQVNEAGVVFYDAATAGNIIAPTTALVNGTIYYASLTDPTTNCESSVRLAVTVNVNDAATPTTNNATQQFCASTLPTVANIQVNEAGVVFYDAATAGNIIAPTTALVNGTIYYASLTDPTTNCESSVRLAITVNVNDAATPTTNNATQQFCASTLPTVANIQVNEAGVVFYDAATGGNIVTPTTALVNGTTYYASVINTETNCESSVRLAITVNVNDAATPTTNNATQQFCASTLPTVANIQVNETGVVFYDAATGGNIVAPTSALVNGTIYYASLTNSETNCESSVRLAITVNVNDAATPTTNNATQQFCASTLPTVANIQVNETGVVFYDAATGGNIIAPTTALVNGTIYYASLTNTETNCESSVRLAVTVNVNDAATPTTNNATQQFCANTLPTVANIQVNETGVVFYDAATGGNIVTPTTALVNGTTYYASVINTETNCQSSVRLAVTVNVNDAATPTTNNATQQFCASTLPTVANIQVNETGVIFYDAATGGNIIASTTALVNGNIYYASLTNTETNCQSSVRLAVTVNVNDAATPTTNNATQQFCASTLPTVANIQVNETGVVFYDAATGGNIVTPTTALVNGTIYYASLTDPTTNCESSVRLAITVNVNDAATPTSNSTTQQFCASTLPTVANIQVNETGVVFYDAATGGNIITPTTALVNGTIYYASLTDPTTNCESSIRLAVTVNVNDAATPTTNNATQQFCASTLPTVANIQVNETGVVFYDVATGGNIVTPTTALVNGSTYYASLTNTETNCQSSVRLAITVNVNDAATPTTNNATQQFCASTLPTVANIQVNETGVVFYDAATGGNIVAPTTPLVNGTIYYASLTDPTTNCESSVRLAITVNVNDVATPTTNNTTQQFCASTLPTVTNIQINETGVVFYDAATGGNIVTPTTALVNGSTYYASLTNTETNCQSSVRLAITVNVNNAATPTTNNLAQQFCASTLPTVANIQVNETGVVFYDAATSGNIVAPTTALTNGSTYYASLTNTETNCQSSVRLAITVTINNAATPTTNNLTQQFCANTLPTVANIQVNETGVVFYDAATGGNIVAPTTALVNGATYYASQVLGTCESTIRLAITVTVSNVPTPTTNDLTQEFCAVDNPTVADIQVNETGVIFYTAASGGTVVTPGTALVSGTTYYVSLTNGNCESAVRLAISVLINNAPTPTATNLTQQFCSANNATVSSIQVNEPGVVFYTAATGGTIIPPATALVNGTIYYASLTNPNTGCESSIRLAISVALTGGSTLAAISSTDDSNVCVFEDVTYTTAPGMTGYIWTITNGTITAGGTATDNYVTVSWENVGPGSVNLSYQNSGVCNTISSGSVEVAVTSCSDLTITKTVDNPTPMIDDNVVFTITVNNIGLGELTAIVVNEHLPSGYQFISATASHGSYNNLSGLWNIPALAANTSATLSVTVKVLLQGEYLNVASVESSNPIDANPNNNIAEATIEPLCLIVYNEFSPNNDGQNDLFRIDCIEKYPNNKLEVYNRYGSLVYKVNSYKNEWDGTANVNSPVATDKLAAGTYYYVLDTGTNIIKKGWLYITR; encoded by the coding sequence TTGCTCGCTTTAGGCGTAGCGAATAATATCGATATTGTATCTGTTACTGAAACTGGAGAACAGGTCGTCAGCCTTAACTCTTTGCTCAATGTTGACCTTTTAGGGTTACTACAGGGTGGACAGGAAGCCGTCATCCCATTTATTCCCTCTTCCCCCACCAGCCGTATCCGGGTGAGTTACCGCTCTTTACTCAACATAAACCTCACCCAAAGACTGGATTTGTATGGAATCACGCGTACTCCCGGAGCCCCGGTTATCAATCCAGCTTCCCTGAATCCCGTAGTTTGTAGTGGACAAAGCGCGAGTATTATTGCAGCTACAAACAGTACTTCCCAGTTACGCTGGTACACTACACCAACAGGTGGCAGTGCGATTGGGCTGCCATTAGGCTCTGGTGCTACTTTTATAACTCCTGCCTTAACACAAACCACTACTTATTATGTTAGTGCTACAACAATAGGATGTACATTAGAATCACCACGGGTTCCGGTTACTGTTACCGTCATTACGCTACCAGTAGCTTCTGACATCACTATTCCTGCCACTGTAGCTGCCTGTAATGGAGAAGTTACTTTAGTCCCTCAAACATCACTACAAAACCCTACATTCCATTATTATACAGATCAACTCAAAACTACAGAAATCCTCACGGGCTATCCCGGAAATCCAGGTATTACTTATGTCAAAGATGCTACTACCGGTACACTTGCTATAAGCGGATTAACTGCTGTTAATACGCCGCAAACCTATTATGTCGCCGTGAGTACAAATGGAAGCTGTGAAAATGCCACTAACACACTTGCTCCGGTGACTGTCAATTATTTGGCTCCGGTAGCGCTTACTGTCAATGCGAATTTAGCAGCCTGTGGATCAGCAGATCTTGCCAGTGCTATTCTCAGTCTGGATACCAGTGGCACGACAATCTATACCTTTTATAATGCCTCTAATGTGTTGATACCAACACAGGATGTCACAACGATTACGACCAGCGGAACGTATTACATCCAGGCATCGAATGCCTCCGGAATATGTTCCTCACAGCGTCTTGCGGTTGCCGTAACTGTAAATCCATTACCTACGCTAACCGTTCCTACCAATTCATTTGTAACCAATGTGGGCAGTACGGTGACAATAGCTGCCACCTCTAACGGAACGCTGGCCTTTTACAATTCTTCAGGAGCTCTTGTAGGATCCAATACGGTCGGTCCGTTCCCCACAGCAGGAATTTATACTTACACTATCATTGCAACACTTGGGACCTGTACTGTTACTGAAAATGTCACGGTAACAGTGGTCGATCCAACAAGCTGTTTTCCACTCAGCAAACGCAACTTTGCCACTACACAAACTGATGGTACTATCATTACAGGTGGTGTTATGAATGGTGGAAATGCGGTGGATCAAAACATGCAAACGTATTCTACAGTAACTACCGGAGTAGGACTGTTGGGAATTGGAACTACATGGCAAACACTGCAATGGCCACAAACGATACCGGCAGGAACACCTGTTACTATTAAATTAGGTTCTGAATATAGCCTTTTGACATTATTAGGAGGGTATTCAGTAGTTGGAACTAAAAGAAATGGATCGGGAACTCCGGTTGAAATTGGCCCGATTCAGTCTATTTCAGGATCATTACTCAATTTACTACCGGGCCAAAACAGCTTTGAAGTCACTTTTGTTCCTTCCAATAATACAGGCCCTAAAGCTTATGATGGAGTACGTATCGTTATTGGTTCTGTATTAAGCGTTGCCCAAAGCGTAAAAGTATATGATGCCTATTATACCGAAGTAGCAACTTCTATTGCCTGCCAGAACGACATTGATGATGTGTTATCGGGAGTCGTTGATTTAGGTGTCGGTGCTGCTACTGCTACCGTAAATGTATTTGATCCTTTTAACGCAATAGATGGAAATACTGCTACTTTCGCAAAAATGACCTGTGGTGTAGGTGTATTGGCTGCCGCTCAAATGGATTTCTCTTTCGCTACCCCTTCGGTGCCAAATGATGTTGTTAAAATTATTGTCTCTAAAAATGCCACGCTATTAAGCCTCGGTTTACTAAGTGGATTTACGATTCAGAAATTTTTAGGCGATACTCCTGTGGGTGCCCCGATAGACAATTCCAGCAATTTGCTTACACTATCTTTATTAGGTGGCGGAGCGCAGGCACAACTCCTGGTTAATTCAGGCACTGCACCGTTTGATCGAATCAGAATCCGGATTGGTGGTGTCGCAGCCGTATTAAATGAACTTAACGTACACGAAGTCAGTCGTGCTGCGATCATAAAAATTAATAATAATTCTGATACTATCAATGCCTGTATCAATGAAGTTGTAACGTTGGCCGCTCCCGCAGACAATTGTACGACCTATGTTTGGTATGATGCAGAAACAGCCGGAAATATACTTTCTACAGGAGCTTCTTTTACTATCCCAGCCAGTTATGCTGCAGGAACCTACACTTTTTATATCCAGCCGGTACGGTATGGTTGCCAAAGTTTCTCCCGCACTCCTGTTAAAGTAATTGTGGGTGCGAATGCTCCTGCAAATGCGATTAGCACTATTACTATAAACGGTGCGACTGCTACTCAAATTTGTGCCCCAACAGGTGCCGTAGCATTAGCAGTACAATTGGCCACTACTCCTGTGCTTACTGCGCCAATTTTTGAATGGTATAGCTATGATGGTACTATCATGACACTTGTTCCTGGCCAAACAGCAGCAACATTACCCTTAACAGGATTGATTCCCGGCACTTATACCTATTATGTTGGGGTTCGTTCCAATGAATACTGCCCTACCGCAGCGGAAGACAGAAAACCAGTAACCTTTACTTTACTTCCTTTTTCTATTGCTTCAGATATTACGATTGATCCAGTGGCAATATGCCTGAATAATGATGCTGCACTTACGCCAAACAGTACATTAGTCGATCCCGTCTATACCTATTACCTCAGCAATGATAGCACTCAGCCTATAACCAGTGGACAAACGATTAATAATGCGCTTTATACGATAACTGATGGGACATTATCCATTTCAGGACTCTCTGCAACTAATAGCCCCTATACTTTATATATCGCTGTTGCAAGTACGACTACCTGTACCAATCTGGATGGGACTTTAAAAGCCGTAACCATAACGGTAAATAATACGGCAACACCTACAACCAATAACACGACACAACAATTCTGTGCCACTACCTTACCAACGGTGGCTAACATCCAGGTGAATGAAACCGGAGTAGTATTTTACGACGCAGCAACTGGTGGAGCTGTTGTAACGCCAACGACTGCCTTAGTCAACGGCACAATCTATTATGCATCGCTGACGGATCCAACCACAAACTGTGAAAGTAGCATAAGATTAGCGGTTACAGTCAATGTAAACGATGCCGCAACGCCATCCACTAACAATGCTACACAACAATTCTGTGCGAGCACTTTACCAACGGTAGCCAACATCCAGGTAAATGAAACAGGAGTGGTATTCTACGATGCAGCAACTGGTGGAAACATCATAACACCAACGACTGCCTTAGTGAATGGAACGATCTATTATGCTTCCCTTACCGACCCAACCACAAACTGTGAAAGCAGCGTAAGATTAGCAGTTACCGTGAATGTAAACGATGCCGCAACACCTACAACCAATAACGCGACACAACAATTCTGTGCCAGTACGTTACCAACAGTGGCTAACATCCAGGTAAATGAAGCCGGAGTAGTATTTTACGACGCAGCAACTGGTGGTAATATTGTAGCACCAACGTCTGCCTTAGTGAATGGAATGATCTATTATGCTTCACTTACCGACCCAACCACAAACTGTGAAAGCAGCATAAGATTAGCAGTTACCGTGAATGTAAACGATGCCGCAACACCAACCACTAACAATGCGACACAACAATTCTGTGCCAGTACCTTACCAACAGTGGCTAACATCCAGGTGAATGAAGCCGGAGTAGTATTTTACGACGCAGCAACCGCTGGAAATATCATAGCGCCAACGACTGCTTTAGTGAATGGAACGATCTATTATGCTTCCCTTACCGACCCAACCACAAACTGTGAAAGCAGCGTAAGATTAGCGGTTACTGTGAATGTAAACGATGCCGCAACGCCTACAACCAATAACGCGACACAACAATTCTGTGCCAGTACCTTACCAACAGTGGCTAACATCCAGGTGAATGAAGCCGGAGTAGTATTTTACGACGCAGCAACCGCTGGAAATATCATAGCACCAACGACTGCTTTAGTGAATGGAACGATCTATTATGCTTCACTGACCGATCCAACCACAAACTGTGAAAGCAGCGTAAGATTAGCCATTACAGTAAATGTAAATGACGCCGCAACACCTACAACTAATAACGCGACACAACAATTCTGTGCCAGTACGTTACCAACAGTGGCTAACATCCAGGTAAATGAAGCCGGAGTCGTATTTTATGATGCGGCAACTGGAGGAAACATCGTAACGCCAACGACTGCCTTAGTGAACGGAACAACCTATTACGCCTCAGTGATTAATACAGAAACAAACTGTGAAAGCAGCGTAAGATTAGCCATTACAGTAAATGTAAATGACGCCGCAACACCTACAACCAATAACGCGACACAACAATTCTGTGCCAGTACGTTACCAACGGTAGCTAACATCCAGGTGAATGAAACAGGAGTCGTATTTTACGACGCAGCAACTGGTGGTAATATTGTAGCGCCAACGTCTGCCTTAGTGAATGGAACGATCTATTATGCTTCACTAACCAATTCAGAGACAAACTGCGAAAGTAGCGTAAGATTAGCGATTACTGTGAATGTAAACGATGCCGCAACACCTACAACCAATAACGCGACACAACAATTCTGTGCCAGTACCTTACCAACGGTGGCTAACATCCAGGTAAATGAAACCGGAGTCGTATTCTACGATGCAGCAACTGGTGGAAACATCATAGCACCAACGACTGCCTTAGTCAATGGAACGATCTATTATGCTTCATTGACCAATACGGAAACAAATTGCGAAAGTAGCGTGAGATTAGCGGTTACTGTCAATGTAAACGATGCGGCAACACCTACAACCAATAACGCTACACAACAATTCTGTGCCAATACCTTACCAACGGTGGCTAACATCCAGGTAAATGAAACCGGAGTCGTATTTTATGATGCGGCAACTGGAGGAAACATCGTAACGCCAACGACTGCCTTAGTGAACGGAACAACCTATTACGCCTCAGTGATTAATACAGAAACAAATTGTCAAAGTAGTGTGAGATTAGCAGTTACCGTGAATGTAAACGATGCCGCAACACCTACAACCAATAACGCTACACAACAATTCTGTGCCAGTACGTTACCAACGGTAGCTAACATTCAGGTGAATGAAACCGGAGTAATATTTTATGATGCGGCAACTGGTGGTAATATCATAGCATCAACCACTGCATTAGTTAACGGAAACATCTACTATGCTTCACTAACCAATACAGAAACAAATTGTCAAAGTAGTGTGAGATTAGCGGTTACAGTCAATGTAAATGATGCCGCAACGCCTACAACTAATAACGCGACACAACAATTCTGTGCCAGTACCTTACCAACGGTGGCTAACATCCAGGTAAATGAAACCGGAGTCGTATTCTACGATGCGGCAACTGGAGGAAACATCGTAACGCCAACCACTGCATTAGTCAATGGAACGATTTACTATGCTTCATTAACCGACCCAACCACAAACTGTGAAAGTAGCGTAAGATTAGCCATTACTGTGAATGTAAACGATGCGGCAACACCTACATCCAATAGCACGACACAGCAATTCTGTGCCAGTACTTTACCAACGGTAGCCAACATCCAGGTAAATGAAACAGGAGTGGTATTCTACGATGCAGCAACTGGTGGAAACATCATAACACCAACGACTGCCTTAGTGAATGGAACGATCTATTATGCTTCCCTTACCGACCCAACCACAAACTGTGAAAGTAGCATAAGATTAGCGGTTACAGTCAATGTAAACGATGCCGCAACACCTACAACTAATAACGCTACACAACAATTCTGTGCCAGCACGTTACCAACGGTGGCTAACATCCAGGTAAATGAGACCGGAGTGGTATTTTATGACGTGGCTACTGGTGGAAACATCGTAACGCCAACCACTGCATTAGTTAACGGAAGTACCTATTACGCTTCATTAACCAATACGGAAACAAATTGTCAAAGTAGTGTGAGATTAGCGATTACTGTCAATGTAAATGATGCCGCGACACCAACGACTAATAACGCTACACAGCAATTCTGTGCCAGTACGTTACCAACGGTAGCCAACATTCAGGTGAATGAAACTGGAGTAGTATTCTACGATGCAGCAACTGGTGGTAATATTGTAGCACCAACCACTCCATTAGTCAATGGAACGATTTACTATGCTTCATTAACCGACCCAACCACAAACTGCGAAAGTAGCGTAAGATTAGCCATTACTGTGAATGTAAACGATGTGGCAACGCCTACAACCAATAACACGACACAACAATTTTGTGCCAGTACATTACCGACTGTAACCAATATCCAGATCAATGAAACTGGAGTAGTATTCTACGATGCAGCAACTGGTGGAAACATCGTAACGCCAACCACTGCATTAGTTAACGGAAGTACCTATTACGCTTCATTAACCAATACGGAAACAAATTGCCAAAGCAGTGTAAGATTAGCCATTACAGTAAATGTAAATAATGCTGCAACACCAACGACTAATAACCTCGCACAACAATTTTGTGCCAGTACGTTGCCAACGGTGGCTAACATCCAGGTAAATGAAACCGGAGTGGTATTTTATGACGCGGCTACTAGTGGAAACATCGTCGCACCAACCACAGCCTTAACTAATGGCTCAACCTATTATGCTTCATTGACCAATACGGAAACAAATTGTCAAAGTAGTGTGAGATTAGCGATTACTGTAACAATAAACAATGCAGCAACGCCAACGACCAATAACCTCACACAACAATTTTGTGCAAATACATTACCGACTGTAGCCAATATCCAGGTGAATGAAACCGGAGTCGTATTTTATGATGCAGCAACCGGTGGAAACATCGTAGCACCAACAACCGCATTGGTTAATGGAGCGACCTATTATGCTTCACAGGTCCTCGGTACTTGTGAAAGTACAATCAGGCTTGCCATCACCGTAACAGTAAGCAATGTGCCAACCCCAACAACAAATGACCTTACCCAGGAATTCTGTGCAGTTGATAATCCAACAGTAGCAGATATTCAGGTAAATGAAACTGGGGTTATTTTTTATACTGCTGCCTCAGGAGGTACCGTAGTAACTCCCGGAACAGCTTTAGTAAGCGGCACTACCTATTATGTGTCACTGACAAATGGAAACTGTGAAAGCGCTGTCCGATTGGCTATCAGTGTGCTTATAAACAATGCCCCTACACCAACTGCTACCAATCTTACACAGCAATTTTGTAGTGCCAATAACGCAACGGTATCCAGTATTCAGGTAAATGAACCTGGCGTGGTATTTTATACCGCCGCTACTGGTGGAACGATAATCCCTCCAGCTACAGCATTGGTCAACGGAACAATCTACTATGCTTCTTTAACCAATCCGAACACAGGTTGTGAAAGTTCTATAAGACTTGCCATTTCTGTAGCCTTAACCGGTGGCAGTACTTTGGCAGCAATCAGTAGCACTGATGATAGTAATGTTTGTGTATTCGAAGACGTTACTTATACCACTGCCCCAGGCATGACCGGTTATATATGGACCATTACCAATGGAACCATTACCGCTGGTGGAACAGCGACAGATAATTATGTAACCGTCTCCTGGGAGAATGTAGGGCCGGGATCCGTTAATTTATCCTATCAAAATTCCGGAGTTTGTAACACGATCAGTTCCGGATCAGTAGAGGTTGCCGTTACGAGTTGTTCAGATTTGACCATCACAAAAACAGTGGACAATCCAACACCGATGATTGATGACAATGTTGTGTTCACTATAACTGTAAATAATATAGGATTGGGCGAATTGACCGCTATTGTGGTTAACGAGCATCTTCCTTCCGGTTATCAGTTTATCAGTGCCACAGCATCCCACGGAAGTTATAATAACCTTTCCGGTTTATGGAACATTCCAGCGTTGGCTGCAAATACATCCGCTACCCTTTCGGTGACGGTGAAAGTACTGCTGCAGGGTGAATACCTGAATGTTGCCAGTGTGGAGAGTTCAAATCCAATCGATGCCAATCCGAATAACAATATTGCAGAAGCAACGATAGAACCTCTGTGCCTGATTGTGTACAATGAATTCAGCCCTAACAATGACGGCCAGAATGATTTGTTCCGAATTGATTGTATTGAGAAATATCCAAACAATAAATTAGAAGTGTATAATAGATATGGTTCATTAGTCTATAAAGTGAATAGTTATAAAAACGAGTGGGATGGCACTGCCAATGTGAATAGCCCAGTCGCTACGGATAAATTAGCCGCCGGTACATATTATTATGTATTGGATACCGGTACAAATATCATCAAAAAAGGGTGGTTGTATATTACCCGATAA
- a CDS encoding type IX secretion system membrane protein PorP/SprF translates to MKININTIILYTLLLTIGATVRVQAQQEPQYTQYMYNTMSINPGYTGSAGTLEAILMHRSQWVGVDGAPQTQSFNIHTPIADEKMGLGLTAANDNLGPSNQVSLEGNFSYTIMTGYNTKIAFGVKAGARMLNIDWSKGRFYDANDVLLNTNVDNKILPSIGAGAYFYSDKWYVGLSVPSFIKGDYYNDVRESVITEKLQYYLIGGYVFNINDDLLIKPTVLARALSGEPITVDVSANLLIQNTVTLGLSYRWDDSVSGLAGFQISNSFFVGYSYDYSVTDFNKYNDGSHEIIIRYQLPQKSTRIKSPRFF, encoded by the coding sequence ATGAAAATCAATATCAACACCATTATACTCTATACACTACTGCTCACCATAGGAGCAACAGTACGTGTACAGGCACAACAAGAACCGCAATACACACAATACATGTATAATACGATGTCCATCAACCCGGGTTACACCGGGTCTGCGGGGACACTTGAAGCCATCCTGATGCACCGGTCCCAATGGGTCGGTGTGGACGGGGCTCCACAAACCCAGTCATTCAATATTCATACTCCTATCGCAGATGAAAAGATGGGACTCGGATTAACGGCTGCCAATGATAACCTGGGGCCTTCCAATCAGGTTTCGTTGGAAGGGAACTTCTCGTATACCATCATGACAGGATACAATACCAAAATTGCCTTTGGGGTAAAAGCAGGGGCGCGAATGCTCAATATCGACTGGAGCAAAGGCCGTTTTTATGATGCTAATGATGTGCTTTTAAATACTAATGTGGATAACAAAATCCTGCCTTCTATAGGAGCAGGTGCTTATTTCTATTCCGACAAATGGTATGTAGGGCTCTCCGTTCCGAGTTTTATAAAAGGCGATTATTACAATGATGTCCGGGAAAGCGTGATTACCGAAAAACTGCAGTATTACCTCATCGGAGGGTATGTTTTCAATATCAATGATGATTTATTGATCAAACCTACCGTTTTGGCCAGGGCATTGAGCGGCGAACCGATTACTGTAGATGTGTCTGCCAATTTGCTCATCCAGAATACAGTCACACTGGGCCTCTCCTACCGCTGGGATGATTCCGTGAGCGGACTGGCAGGTTTCCAGATTTCGAACAGTTTTTTTGTGGGGTATTCCTATGATTATTCCGTTACTGATTTCAACAAATACAATGACGGCTCCCATGAAATCATAATCCGGTACCAATTACCACAAAAATCGACACGTATTAAATCTCCGAGATTCTTCTAA